From a region of the Oncorhynchus keta strain PuntledgeMale-10-30-2019 chromosome 13, Oket_V2, whole genome shotgun sequence genome:
- the si:dkey-6n21.12 gene encoding schwannomin-interacting protein 1 isoform X2 produces MEGEKEREREQGEEKESDETEEEEKQSDEAEEEDDEEDDDEDAEGAALVWQEGSYGEDDLGLPIMHWEALSLRIAELEKQEEEKREKKTKSSSVLERGKKLSASRPEERERGKTLSMNRPGDREQGKSKESWEDRGEEDCNSRVTALTSRLSNQMNLQLCFINDSGSEEEDEDTGKKNSKMVGKSGSSVQVRQQPKFPALPAAKSKSSGFKAALNALRNKLRTEQKQESPACCNQLLKNRRLDRSDLQAFSLKELNAHQNSLNKAIQDLSTELVVHLQTRDQLRTEQDAMLLEVQDMTSL; encoded by the exons atggagggagagaaggagagagagagggagcagggagaggagaaagagagcgacgagacggaggaagaggagaaacagagCGACGAGGCTGAAGAGGAAGATGatgaagaggatgatgatgaagatgcgGAGGGAGCTGCGTTGGTGTGGCAGGAGGGCTCATACGGAGAGGATGACCTGGGCCTACCCATAATGCATTGGGAGGCGCTGAGCCTTCGCATCGCAGAGctggagaaacaggaagaggagaagagagagaagaaaacaaag TCTTCCAGTGTCCTTGAACGAGGTAAGAAATTGTCAGCAAGCCggccggaggagagagagagagggaagacgcTGTCCATGAACCGGCCAGGAGACAGGGAGCAAGGGAAGAGTAAGGAGAGCTGGGAGGACAGAGGCGAGGAGGACTGCAATAGCCGCGTGACAGCCCTAACCTCGCG TCTTTCGAATCAGATGAACCTCCAGCTGTGCTTCATCAATGACAGCGGAAGCGAAGAAGAAGATGAGGATACTGGCAAAAAG AATTCCAAAATGGTTGGTAAGAGCGGTTCCAGTGTGCAGGTGCGCCAGCAGCCCAAGTTCCCTGCCCTCCCTGCAGCCAAGAGCAAATCATCAGGCTTCAAGGCTGCACTGAACGCGCTCAGAAACAAGCTGAGGACCGAGCAGAAACAGGAG AGCCCAGCTTGTTGTAATCAGCTGTTGAAGAATAGAAGGCTGGACCGAAGTGACCTGCAAGCCTTCAGTCTCAAAGAGCTCAACGCCCACCAAAACTCTCTCAACAAGGCTATACAAG ACCTTAGCACAGAGCTGGTGGTTCATCTTCAGACTCGGGACCAGCTGAGGACAGAACAGGATGCTATGCTGCTGGAGGTACAGGATATGACATCACTCTGA
- the si:dkey-6n21.12 gene encoding schwannomin-interacting protein 1 isoform X1, with amino-acid sequence MEGEKEREREQGEEKESDETEEEEKQSDEAEEEDDEEDDDEDAEGAALVWQEGSYGEDDLGLPIMHWEALSLRIAELEKQEEEKREKKTKSSSVLERGKKLSASRPEERERGKTLSMNRPGDREQGKSKESWEDRGEEDCNSRVTALTSRLSNQMNLQLCFINDSGSEEEDEDTGKKVSVKNSKMVGKSGSSVQVRQQPKFPALPAAKSKSSGFKAALNALRNKLRTEQKQESPACCNQLLKNRRLDRSDLQAFSLKELNAHQNSLNKAIQDLSTELVVHLQTRDQLRTEQDAMLLEVQDMTSL; translated from the exons atggagggagagaaggagagagagagggagcagggagaggagaaagagagcgacgagacggaggaagaggagaaacagagCGACGAGGCTGAAGAGGAAGATGatgaagaggatgatgatgaagatgcgGAGGGAGCTGCGTTGGTGTGGCAGGAGGGCTCATACGGAGAGGATGACCTGGGCCTACCCATAATGCATTGGGAGGCGCTGAGCCTTCGCATCGCAGAGctggagaaacaggaagaggagaagagagagaagaaaacaaag TCTTCCAGTGTCCTTGAACGAGGTAAGAAATTGTCAGCAAGCCggccggaggagagagagagagggaagacgcTGTCCATGAACCGGCCAGGAGACAGGGAGCAAGGGAAGAGTAAGGAGAGCTGGGAGGACAGAGGCGAGGAGGACTGCAATAGCCGCGTGACAGCCCTAACCTCGCG TCTTTCGAATCAGATGAACCTCCAGCTGTGCTTCATCAATGACAGCGGAAGCGAAGAAGAAGATGAGGATACTGGCAAAAAGGTTAGTGTGAAG AATTCCAAAATGGTTGGTAAGAGCGGTTCCAGTGTGCAGGTGCGCCAGCAGCCCAAGTTCCCTGCCCTCCCTGCAGCCAAGAGCAAATCATCAGGCTTCAAGGCTGCACTGAACGCGCTCAGAAACAAGCTGAGGACCGAGCAGAAACAGGAG AGCCCAGCTTGTTGTAATCAGCTGTTGAAGAATAGAAGGCTGGACCGAAGTGACCTGCAAGCCTTCAGTCTCAAAGAGCTCAACGCCCACCAAAACTCTCTCAACAAGGCTATACAAG ACCTTAGCACAGAGCTGGTGGTTCATCTTCAGACTCGGGACCAGCTGAGGACAGAACAGGATGCTATGCTGCTGGAGGTACAGGATATGACATCACTCTGA